A region of the Stieleria neptunia genome:
CGCCGCCGCCACCCTGTTCACCCTCGCCTTGGCGGCTTCGCCCGCTGAAGTTTCCGCCCAATCGGCCGGATCTTGGGTCGACATCGCCCGCGGACGTGTCGGAGCCGGCGCCAACGCCGACGGCATGATCCAAATCGCCAAGTCTCGCAGCAGTTCGAAAAACGGCGTCGATTTCGGCCACGGATTCGCACTCGGAGCCGGCCCCAACGGGCTTGCCATCAGCAACTCGATCGGTGTCGGCGGCGGCCAAGCCGGAGCGGCCCACAACGTGCAACTGAACATCGGACGAGGCGGTGCCCACGTCAGCCACGGCGGAGTGGTCACGCAGGGCGGCAACCGACGCGTGGTCAGCGGCGGACAGACCGGCACATCGGGAGGTCGAGTGTACGGCGGCAGCCATTCGACCGGCTACGGACAACACACCAAAGCGTACTCCAAGAGCCAGACGCGACAGTGGGGTGGCCAGGTCTATCAAGGACAGGTCAATCAATACCGGGCCTACCAAGGCCAACCCAACGCGACCCGTTCCCGGTCGATGCCGGCCCGCGTCATCCGCGGCGGCGGGATCCGAATGTTCGGCCGCTAAACGAAACACACCCGCAACCAAGCCTCCGACCCACGGTCGGGGGCTTTTTTGCGTTGGCCAACGGGTGGCTGCCGCGAGCGCCCCGCCAACGACGTCACCCTCCTTGGCAGCCTCGTTCTTTAGTCACCCTCCTGCCAGGAGGGTGACTTTCAAACTGCACGAATCACCCTGCTTTCCCCCGCTTTCGTTTTCCAATCCCGACTCCATTTTCAGGACCGTTCCCATGACCCTTCGACTCTTCAGCGGCAGTGCCGCCACCCTGCTCGTCGCGTTTGCCGTCTTGGCCCAGACGCCACCTGCGGCGGCCGAGCCCGAACCGGAACTCACCCTCCAACCCGTTCCGGCATTGCTGCGTCTGCATCTGCCCATCCTGGGTGAACAACGCGGCGTGCTGGTCGAGGCCGTCGCCGCGGAGTCGGCTGCCGCGGGCGCCGGACTCCGTGCCGGCGACGTCATCTTGGAAGCCGGTGGGCGAGCCGTCATCACAGGCGATGCACTGGAGCAGCCGGACCCGGCGTTTCCGATCGTGGTGCTGCGCCGCGGCCGCACGCAGGTGTTGCAACCGGCGGCCACGGAAAACCGGTTCTTTGATCGGATGTTCGGTCCCCCGATGCCGGGCAATCGACGGAGCGGGACCAGCGTCAGTTCTTCGGCGATCAGTTCCGGTTCTGGCAGTCGCGCCGTTTCGGTCAGTCGCGCCGGTGACCAGATCGCGATCGAAATGTCGTTGCCGGAACTGGCCGAGGGCCCGATCCGATTTCGAGGCACGGCGGCGGAAATCGAGCAACAACTGCGACAGAGCACGCTCGGCGAAGCGGTCAAACGCGAGGTCCGAACGGTGCTCCGTCAGTCTCGCTAGGGTGGTGACCGGTCGGGCGGTCAATGTCACGCGGCCTGTTGATTGAATCCGATCACACGTGAGATCCGCTTCCCTCGATCGATCTGATCGAACAGACGATCTCCGGTACCACAGCAATGGATCACACCCACGGATGGCAGCGCGTACCCACGGATCCCAGGCTGCTTTCTATCCGTGGGTTCGCTCTGCCATCCGTGGGTTCATTTAAATCGGGCACTCGGGGCTGTCCTCAGGCTGGTGTTTCCAGCGTCGCGATGCAACCCGCCGGTTTGACTCCGCGATCCAATCAGACGGATGACCGGCGCATGACGTTTACCGCTAGACGGTCCACTCCGTTCAACTCGGTCCCAGGCTCCGCCCTACGCCGTGAACGATTTATTTCCTGTGTTGGACGAGGTTTTAGCGGCAGGGCGCAAGCCCTCCGGCTTGCGCATCTTTGCCAACACACCGGAGGGCTCGCGCCCTGCCGCTGAAAAGTCGTTCACGGCGTAGGGCTCCGCCTTGGAACGCAAGCTGGAAGCGTACGCCACGGGGAGAAAAGTTTTCGAAAATCGTTCAGGGGTTTGACGGGTCGCGACGCAGGTGTCTGGTGAAGGCCGACAACACTGGCCGCCACCCACGAAACCCAGTTCTTTACCCCGCTTGTCCATCAGGAACAGACCCATGAAACGCTTCGCAACCACCTTCGCCGTTGTCGCCCTCCTCGCCACCGCTGCATTCACCGGCAACGCCCACGCCCAAGTCTCTGCATCCAGCTACTCGACCGGCGGCACCGCCGTCTCGAGTGCTTACGGCCGCGGCAACACGCGGTTGAATTCCTCGGCTTACGCCAGCGGCGGCGGCTACGCCCGATCGACGATGACCGGCCGCGGAGTCAACGGCGGTTTCGCCAGCGGCAACAGTCGAGCCGTCTCCCACGGCGGTGTGGCGATCAGCAACGGCAACTCGTCGGCCAACGGCTGGGGTGCCCGCTCGCACTCCAATTCCCAGGCTCGCACCGTCGGCGGATTTGCCCGCAGCAACAGCAACGCGGTCGCCAACGGCAACTGGGCCAACGCCCGCTCCAACGCCGTCACCCGAACCTGGGGCACCTACGGCAGTTCGTCCTCCGAAGCGATCGACAATCGCCGGTCCACCAATCCCGTTTATCCGACCAACACGCCCAGCTACACCGGCGGCAATTACAGCAGCGGAACGACGGCAACGGTCTACCAAAACTCGACACCACGAGCGACCGTCTTCCGCAGCCGCAGCGTCCGACGCGGCTGGTGAGCCAGACGCCGAAACCATTTCTCCCGGCCTCGCACCGTTATCGGTGCGGGGTTTCTTTGTCATCCGAACCATCCAGTGGGATAGGCTTCCAGCCTGTCAATTCAGTGGGAGAGGCTTCCAGCCTCGAATGGCGCGACCATGGAGGTTGGTATTGGGCTATCGGAACGGTCCAGCATAGAAAAAACGCGAAACGCGACTCAAAACAGCGATCTGGTCGATTGAGTGTGATGCGATCAGCCGATCGTTGTACGACGTCCTTTCTAGGTCGTCGGGAAGAGTCCTCCGGACGACGGCCCGGAAGGGCCATCGTACGTGCGAAAAGCGGTCGTCCTAAGATGGACGGTCCCTCAAGACAAAACACCAACGGATTGCCGAATCCCTTTTTACTTCTGCCCGCTCGATCCTAAACTAGTAGATACCGATCCCCCCCTTACCCCCGGATCCGCCATGTCTGACCCCCATCCCAACACCGATCCTGCTGTGGACGCGATCGTCGAACAAGCCCTTCGCGGTGAAGTCCCCCGTCGCGATTTTCTGCGTCGACTGGTCGTCGCCGGACTGTCTTCGGCGGCTGCGTACCAGGTCCTCGATGAAACCACAGCGGCGGCACAATCCGGTGGCTCAGGGCGGATCACCACCTTTGCCATCGGTGAAGAAGGCAGCACGCCCAAGCCGCCGACTCAAAAACCTTCGCCGAACCCTCCGATGACGACGCTAGCGGTCGGCGAAGAGTCGACGAAGCCGCCGGCAAACCAAGTCACCACCCGCGCCGTCGGCGAGGAGTCGACCAAGCCGCCGACGCCTCAAGCCACGACCTATGCCGTCGGCGAAGAATCAACCAAACCGCCGACCCCTCGGGCCACGACCTATGCCGTCGGCGAGGAATCATCCAAACCGCCGACCCCTCGGCCCACGACCCAAGCCGTCGGCGAAGAATCAACCATGCCGCCGACGACACTGTCCTATGGATTGGGCGAAGACGGACGACGTGCGACGACGATGGCCGTGGGGGAAGAAGGCCGACCGACGCCCAAACCCACCACGACCAACTGGTCCGGCGAAGAGTCTCGGGTGACAACCCATGCGGTGGGTGAAGAATCCAACAGCGTCCCGAAAGCCACCACGCTGGCCTGGGGCGAAGAAGGCTCGATCAAGAAGCCGCAATTCAAAGTGCCCTCGAGTCCCTTCAAGAACATCCCCCGGCCGTGGAAAAACTTTCGCCGTTGGTGATCGTCCGAGCGAAACGCAAGACATGAATGCAAGAAACATCGACTTGGTGATCGTCGGCGGTGAATCCGACCCCAACACCCGGCGGATCGTCGACCAGGCCCACCTCCGCGGCGTCGATTATTTTTTCTGGGACACCGACCGGCCGGGCGCGCGTCAGATCGCCTGGGATTTTCAATCGCCGGAAATCGATTTCGGCGACGTGGCGTTGCGGCCTGCGGGAATGTTTCTGCGTTTCAATGTGTTTGACTCCGACGCGGCCGCCAATCACGCCGCCTACGACGTCGCCGAATCGTTCGCACTTGCTTGGGCAAACATTCGGTTGCTCAACCGAAGCACGACCGGTGACGGCAACAACAAGTCGCGCAACCTGGTCCGCGCCCGCCGCTGCGGGCTTGTGATTCCACAAACCACCGTGTTGGGTGACCTGTCGCCGCTGGAAAGCGTCCCCGACCCGAATCTCAAGATCATCAAACCGCTGGCCGGTGGCGACCACGCCTTCATCGCCGGCGATGTCATCACTGACCCCTCGCGGCTCCCCGGACTCGCACCGCAGTTCGTCCAGGAACGACTCGACGGCGAAAACCTGCGCGTCTTTTCGATCGGCGGCAAACTGCACGCGTTTCATTTGCAAACGACCGAAATTGATTATCGAACCGACGACGACGTGGTCGTCCACGCCACCGCGGTTCCGGAGCAGATTGTTGCATCGGTCCATCAATTGGTCGAACAAATCGGTTTCGATTACTGCGCGCTCGACTTCCGCTGTCGAGACGGATTCCGCGATCCGGTGTTCTTGGAAATCAACTCGTTCCCGATGTTTGTGGCGTTCGACGACGCCTGCGAAAACAGGCTTGCCGACGCGATTTTGGAGTTTCTGGTCTGAAAGAGTACACTGCCGGCTGGCTTTCACCGCTATTTGCAAGGTCGGCAGGAATGAATCAGCCCCCCAACGACGTCTCGATGATGCTGCGTGAACTCGGACGCGGCAATGATTCCGTCAAAGAACAACTGTTCGAACAACTCCAAAGCGAGCTTCGACAAATGGCCTCGGCGCTGATGCGCCGCGAACGCAGCGACCACACGCTGCAGGCCACGGCGCTGGTCAATGAAGCCTGCATTCGGTTGCTCGATTCCGATGCGATCGGCAACGCGACCGACCGCCGCTATTTCTTCGCCGCCGCCAACCGCGCGATGCGTCAAATCTTGATCGACCACGCGCGACGACGGAACACAACCAAACGTGGCGGCGAGTACCAGCGCGGATCGTTGGACGTCGTGCTGGAGAATTTTGAGAACAGCAACGGCTGCCGGTTCGAAGACTTGGAAGCGTCTCTGGAAGTACTCGAAAAAGACTCGCCGCGGCAGCGCGAAGTCGTCGAACTGCGGTTCTTCTCGGGATTGTCGATCCCCGAAACCGCCGAGGTGCTCGGCGTCAGCGAGGGGACCGTCGAACGCGATTGGCGTTTGGCCAGGGCCAAGTTGTATCAGCAACTGCGCGAAGAATAGAAAGCCATACCCACCGATGGCACGGGCCTACGTGTGGGTGTGCAGGCTTTAGCCGCCCGGTGTCGCTGCTCGGGACGTCGATTTTATTACTGCCGGATTTGGCAACCTATATATAGATTCCCTCCCTCTGGGAGAGACGGCGTTTGCGCAGCAAGCAAACGCCAGAGAGGGCCCGCGCTGCAAACGTCTTATCGACTTCCGCGACGATCAACTCCGCCACTTATACAATCGACGTCCCCCGCAGCGAGTAGGAACGCCTAAAGGCTGGACACCAACGGTTGCTGAATCCCGTACCATTCTTACCTGGCGTCTGTTCCGCTCGACAAACGCAACGTCAAACTTGAACGTCGTCAACGCACTAGAACAGATCCTGCTGCTGCGATGCCCCTTCCGACAACTCGATGCGCTCGACGCACTCCGGCACATCGTTGCGGGGACTGTTGACGGTCCTTGACACCGGAAAGGCGGTCAGCAGATCGTTAGGCGCCGGTCGCAGCAACTCGCGCAGGGAACTCGGATCGTCGAGTCCTGTTTCCAGCCATGCCGCTTGCCCGTCGGCGTCCAAGATCACGGGCATCCGATCGTGTATCGACCGCGTCGTGTCATTGGCCGAGGTGGTCAAAATCGTGAACGTTTCGATCGGCCGATCATCACCGTGAATTTTGCGGTTGCGTTCCCAGAGCCCGGCCAGCGCCAGCACGCTGCCATCGCTGGGCTCGATCAAGTAAGGCTGTTTCCCATCGGCCGTCTTCATCCATTCGTAATAACCGTCGGCGGGGATCAGACAGCGTCGCTGGGCAAACGCTTTTTTGAACGACGGTTTCTCATGCACCGTTTCGCTGCGGGCGTTGATCATCCGATTGCCGATTGCCAGGTCATCGGCCCAGGATGGGACCAGTCCCCAACGCAGCATCACCCACTCGCGACGTGGGTCCTCCGCGGCGCGGATGCAGGACACGTTTTGGGTCGGCGCGATGTTGTACCGCGCGGTGCTTTCATACTCGGCGGCCTTGGCTGCGATCTCCTCGTCCGACCACAGGGGCAAAAACTCTTGCGTCCAAGCGGCCGCGGGAGTGCGAAGATTGATGCGACCACACATGATGACGAGTCTCTGGCGTGCTCTTTGTTAGCGGTAGGGCGCGAGCCCTCCGGTCGTTCACCGCGTTCTCAACGCTTGCACCGGACGGCTCGCGGGCTGTCGATTTCGTCGGGATCTGCTGAGTCAATGGTGAGCCGCTGGCCGTCAGGCCTCGGGCAGCGTCGCAGTGCCCGGCCGCTTACGCGTCGCGGCTCACAAAAACGACAGCCCGCTCGCGCCGTTCCGCTAACCCCTTCGATGCCCCAACAAGTGTATCAATTTGCGTGTTGCAGAATGCATCGATTGCCGCATCGTCTCGGCGCCGGCCTCGGGCCGAATCGAACCGAATCAGACACGGAAAAACACGCAAAAAGTGGCGATCGACGCCGCCTCCAGCGCCGACCGCCTGACCGTCGTTCATCCCCTGGGGAAGGGTTATTCGAGGCCGGGAGAGTTGAAAAGCAAACCGGATGCCAAACGCCACCCGCGACATTCTGCACAAACGCACTACAATCCTGGCGGAAAACCGCTGATTCCCCCGACAGGACCCGCAAGCCTTGAATTTTCGACTTCTCAGCCGCGTGCTCGGCATCGTCTGTCTGCTGATCGGCGGATCGATGAGTTTCAGTCTGCCGTTTGCGTTTCCGCTGCTGGCCAACCGGACCCATCTGCCCGCGGCCGAGGCGTTGGAACGCGAGGGGATCCAAGGTCTGGTCTTGAGCATGGCGATCAGCTTGTTGGTCGGAACACTGCTGTTGGTCAGCGGACGCGGCAATCGCGGTAAACCGCTGTTTCGCAAAGAGGCGATGGCCGTGGTCGGACTCAGTTGGGTGCTGGCGACCGTGCTGGGCGCGTTGCCGTACTACTTGAGTGGAACCGAAATCGCCGCCGATCAATCGATCACGTTCATCGAGGCGATGTTCGAATCTCAGTCCGGCTTCAGCACGACCGGCGCGACGATTCTGACGGACTTGGAGAACCCGAGCTCCGTTCCACACTGCATCCTCTTTTGGCGCAGTTGGACACACTTTCTGGGCGGATTGGGGATCGTCGTGTTGTTCGTCGCCATCCTCGGCCAAGGTTCCGCCGGCAAGGCGATGGTCCGCGCCGAAATGCCGGGGCCGAGCAAGGAAGGTAGCATGCCCCGGATGCAACACACCGCGCTCGTCTTTGCCGGCATCTACTGCGGCTTGAACGCGATCCTGACGGTGATCTACATGCTCGAAGGCATGACGCTCTTTGACGGGCTGTGTCACGCCTTTGGCACCATGGCCACCGGGGGCTTCAGCACGTACAACCGGTCGCTGGGCGGATTCGACAGTCCACTGATCGAGTACACCACCATCCTCTTCATGATCCTGGCCGGTACCAATTTCACGTTGCTGTATTTGACCTTGGCCGGCGGGCCACGACAGTTGTTTCAAGACGTGGAGTTTCAAACCTTTATCGGAATCATCGCCGGACTCAGCGGGTGCATCTTGCTGTTCGGGATGCGTGCCGGTGATGTCGGCTTTGAATCGCTCGGGCAAGGATTTCGCAATGGGCTGTTTCAAGTCGTCTCGGTGATGACGACCACCGGCTACGGGACGGCCGACTTCGATCGCTGGAACAACTTCGCCCGCGGCAGCCTGCTGGTGTTGATGTTCATCGGCGGATGCGCCGGCAGCACCGGCGGCGGAATGAAAGTCATTCGGCACGTGCTGTTCTACAAGATCCTGCTTCGCGAGATCGAACTTTCGTACCGCCCCCGCGTCGTCCGACTGATTCGGATCGGCGGCAACACCGCCGACGATCCGGCGATGCTCCGCGGCATCATGGTCTACTTCTGTTTGATCCTGGGAATTTTCATCGCCTCATGGATGCTGTTGGTCACCTTCGAACCGAGCTCGACGTGGGGCTATTCCGAGGAATCAGCGGCGCTGGCCGAAGACAGCACGCTGGACGAAAAACTGTTGGATTGCGCCAGCGCCGTCGCCGCCACGCTCAACAACATCGGTCCCGGACTCGGCGTCGTCGGCGCGACGCAGAACTACGCCGGATTCAGCCAAGGCGCCAAGTTCCTGTTCGTCTGGCTGATGCTGCTCGGACGCGTCGAAGTGTTTAGCGTGCTGGTGTTGGTCTTCCCGACCTTCTGGCGACGGACGTGAGGCCACCGCGCCCTCTCGTTCCAAGGCTCAGCCTTGGAACGCACTGCCGGCGAGGCTCCGCCTCGCGCGTCACGACGATTAAGAGGCAGAGCCCTACGCCGTGAACGATTTGTTAGCGGCAGGGCGCGAGCCCTCCGGTGGGTTGGCAATAACAAGGAACCGGAGAGCTCGCGACTGTCGATTGAGTGGAATTAGTCGAGGCAATGGTGAGCCGCTGGCCGTAAGGCGTCGGGCGGGCGTCTGGATGCCCGGCCGCGTACGCGTCGCGGCTCACGAAACCGACAGCCCGCTTGCCCCCTGCCGCTAAAACCACGTCAAACACAGGAAATAAATCGTTCACAGCGTAGGGCGGAGCCTGGGAACGAGTCCCTCCGCTACCGCCCCATCAACTCCGCCGGGACCTCGTCGGGCCAGTCACCGGTCAATCGAATCGTGCGAACGGTCACGTCACACTTCTCGTGACGATAAATGCCCGGTCGTTCGTGGCCTCGGACCGGAATCGTCGTCAGCGGTTGGTCGTTCAG
Encoded here:
- a CDS encoding superantigen-like protein SSL4 gives rise to the protein MSDPHPNTDPAVDAIVEQALRGEVPRRDFLRRLVVAGLSSAAAYQVLDETTAAAQSGGSGRITTFAIGEEGSTPKPPTQKPSPNPPMTTLAVGEESTKPPANQVTTRAVGEESTKPPTPQATTYAVGEESTKPPTPRATTYAVGEESSKPPTPRPTTQAVGEESTMPPTTLSYGLGEDGRRATTMAVGEEGRPTPKPTTTNWSGEESRVTTHAVGEESNSVPKATTLAWGEEGSIKKPQFKVPSSPFKNIPRPWKNFRRW
- a CDS encoding PDZ domain-containing protein, which produces MTLRLFSGSAATLLVAFAVLAQTPPAAAEPEPELTLQPVPALLRLHLPILGEQRGVLVEAVAAESAAAGAGLRAGDVILEAGGRAVITGDALEQPDPAFPIVVLRRGRTQVLQPAATENRFFDRMFGPPMPGNRRSGTSVSSSAISSGSGSRAVSVSRAGDQIAIEMSLPELAEGPIRFRGTAAEIEQQLRQSTLGEAVKREVRTVLRQSR
- a CDS encoding SOS response-associated peptidase, whose protein sequence is MCGRINLRTPAAAWTQEFLPLWSDEEIAAKAAEYESTARYNIAPTQNVSCIRAAEDPRREWVMLRWGLVPSWADDLAIGNRMINARSETVHEKPSFKKAFAQRRCLIPADGYYEWMKTADGKQPYLIEPSDGSVLALAGLWERNRKIHGDDRPIETFTILTTSANDTTRSIHDRMPVILDADGQAAWLETGLDDPSSLRELLRPAPNDLLTAFPVSRTVNSPRNDVPECVERIELSEGASQQQDLF
- a CDS encoding ATP-grasp domain-containing protein, whose protein sequence is MNARNIDLVIVGGESDPNTRRIVDQAHLRGVDYFFWDTDRPGARQIAWDFQSPEIDFGDVALRPAGMFLRFNVFDSDAAANHAAYDVAESFALAWANIRLLNRSTTGDGNNKSRNLVRARRCGLVIPQTTVLGDLSPLESVPDPNLKIIKPLAGGDHAFIAGDVITDPSRLPGLAPQFVQERLDGENLRVFSIGGKLHAFHLQTTEIDYRTDDDVVVHATAVPEQIVASVHQLVEQIGFDYCALDFRCRDGFRDPVFLEINSFPMFVAFDDACENRLADAILEFLV
- a CDS encoding TrkH family potassium uptake protein; the protein is MSFSLPFAFPLLANRTHLPAAEALEREGIQGLVLSMAISLLVGTLLLVSGRGNRGKPLFRKEAMAVVGLSWVLATVLGALPYYLSGTEIAADQSITFIEAMFESQSGFSTTGATILTDLENPSSVPHCILFWRSWTHFLGGLGIVVLFVAILGQGSAGKAMVRAEMPGPSKEGSMPRMQHTALVFAGIYCGLNAILTVIYMLEGMTLFDGLCHAFGTMATGGFSTYNRSLGGFDSPLIEYTTILFMILAGTNFTLLYLTLAGGPRQLFQDVEFQTFIGIIAGLSGCILLFGMRAGDVGFESLGQGFRNGLFQVVSVMTTTGYGTADFDRWNNFARGSLLVLMFIGGCAGSTGGGMKVIRHVLFYKILLREIELSYRPRVVRLIRIGGNTADDPAMLRGIMVYFCLILGIFIASWMLLVTFEPSSTWGYSEESAALAEDSTLDEKLLDCASAVAATLNNIGPGLGVVGATQNYAGFSQGAKFLFVWLMLLGRVEVFSVLVLVFPTFWRRT
- a CDS encoding sigma-70 family RNA polymerase sigma factor gives rise to the protein MNQPPNDVSMMLRELGRGNDSVKEQLFEQLQSELRQMASALMRRERSDHTLQATALVNEACIRLLDSDAIGNATDRRYFFAAANRAMRQILIDHARRRNTTKRGGEYQRGSLDVVLENFENSNGCRFEDLEASLEVLEKDSPRQREVVELRFFSGLSIPETAEVLGVSEGTVERDWRLARAKLYQQLREE